The DNA sequence ATTTTAAATCATTAAACTTGATATGGTTAATCAGCATTGTCTTATGAGATCTATCTCACACTATCATAGTTTGTTTAAATTTAAGATTGGTTCTTTCCTGCTCAACTATATAAATATGGCTAAAATTATTAATATATTTATACAGACGTCTTTGTGAATATTTATATATACATAGCTGTAACATTAAAGATTTAATGCATTAGCAAATGTGTTAATAATCATACGTTTTTGCTAATTTAAAGTTAATTAAAAAGTTTATTTACCCTTAATTTTAGATAGGTATAATGTGTTAAGTATTTTATAACTAAGGATATTAGGCGTATGAGTTCCAACAGTCGCAAGTCTGGTCGAGTGACCTTGCAAGATGTTGCAAATAAAGTGGGCGTTACGAAAATCACAGTCTCTAGGGCGATTCGTACACCTGAGAAAGTATCGGAATCATTACGCTTAACTATCCATAAAGCAATAGATCAAATGGGCTATATCCCTAACCGTGCAGCGAGCATGTTAAGTGCTAAGCAAAGTAAAACGGTTGTATTGATTGTACCTTCGCTCTCTAACGGTGTATTTGCTGATGTTGTACGCGGTATTAATGATGTGATGTTAGGGCAAGGATTTCAGATCTTATTAGGCCATTCTGGTTACTCTCTATTAGAAGAAGAGCGCTTAATCGAAACCTATTTACAGTTTGGTATTGATGGCATCATTATTTCAGGCACACACCACACAGAACGCAGTAACCGCTTATTACGTAAATCCAACTTGCCAGTTGTCGAGATCATGGAATGTAATGATAACGCCATTGATATGTCTGTTGGCTTAGACCACGCCCAAGCGGGTTATAAGATGACCGAGCACCTCATTGGTAAAGGTTATAAAAACATTGGTTTTGCTGGTGCGCGCATGGATTTACGTGCGCAATTGCGTTTAGACGGTTGGCGTAAAGCAATTTGGGAAACTGAATTGAGTGATGAACGCGTAGTAACGAGTAACTATTCATCGAATTATCAAATGGGCGCAGATATGTTGACAGAGATATTAGGTGAATGGCCTGATACTGATTGTATCTTCTTCTGTAATGATGATTTAGCAGCAGGTGCTTTGTTTGAATGCCAACGTCGTAATCTGAAAGTACCGAAGGATATTGCCATTGTTGGTTTTAATGATCTTGATATCTGCTCAGCAACAAATCCTAAATTAACGTCAGTGTCTATTCCGCGTTTCGATATCGGTGAACAAGCGGCAACGATGTTACTTAAAAAAATTAATGATGAACCAATTGAAAATAAGCATTTAGATCTCGGTTTTATTATTTCTGAACGTGGAAGTACTTAAGCTCTGCTGATAATACTTGTTTTTTTTCGTGTTAACGGTAACATTGCATCTAGTTAATTTAGAGCAATGTTAAGAAGTAGATAATATGAAAGGTAGGAGTATTATTGTCATGGGCGTTTCAGGTAGCGGAAAGTCCACGATAGGATTAAAAATTGCACAGCAACTTGGCGTTAAATTTATTGACGGTGATGATCTGCATCCGAAAGCTAACATTTTAAAAATGGCCGCGAGCCAGCCTTTAAATGATGCAGACCGTGAACCTTGGTTAGAGCGTATCCGCGATGCGTGTTTTAGTATTGAACAGAAGAATGAAACCGGCGTTATTGTTTGCTCGGCATTACGCAAAGATTATCGTGATCAAATACGAGATGGTAATAAAGCCATCACTTTTATCTATTTAGACGGTAGTTTTGATTTAATTTTAACACGTATGAAAGCAAGAGCAGGGCACTTCTTTAGCGGTGATGATATGTTACGAAGTCAATTTAATACGTTGGAATTACCTTTACAAGATGAAGATGACGTACTTTCTATACCTATTAATGGTACAATCGATGACATCGTAACACTCAGTATCGAAGCTTTAAATCAGGATTAATCTGACGCTATTGAGCTGATGTTCGATTAAATTTATAAAACACCAGTGTATTTATAAATTATAATAATGGTCATATTTTAATCAAAATATGACCGTTTTTTTTATCTAAAAAATCAACTTTCAAATGAAATAGATAAGTTGTACATATGTAATAATAGTGACTTTAAAGTTGAAGTTATTCGACAATTTTATGTGAAAATGTGATATTACCCCTAGAGTTTAACTGTTTTGGAGAGTAAGATTGCCCCAACAGTTACCGGTAACATGGCGATTGGCATATAAAGCTAACATAACAATCATTATCGGGTTATAAGAAACAAGGATACCGCTACTAATGAAAACGATTTCTAAAACAATTATTGCAGCGTCAGTTGCAACATTAATGAGTGCATCAGCATTCGCTGCTGAATTTAATTTCAAATTCCAATCTTCTGATCCATCAGGTGAAAAGAATTTCCAAGTGCAACAAGCATGGGCTGACCAGTTAGAAAAAGATACTGACGGCCGAATTGATGTAACTATGCTACCTGTAGGTGCTGTAATTAAGCACACAGAAACTCTGGATGGTATTAAATTTGGTGTTTTACAAGGTCACATTACGGCAACAGGTTTCTTTGCTGGTAAAGATCCTGCATTTGGCTTGATGGGTAACACTGTTGGCGCTTGGTCTGAACCGGAACAATTATTAGATTACATGTATAACGGCGGCGGTAACGAGCTAATGCGTGAAATCTACAAGCCATACGGTATCTACTATATTGGCGCATCAGCAACAGGTCTTGAAGCGTTTGTTTCTAAAGTGCCGCTAAACGGTGTTGCAGATCTTAAAGGTCTTAAGTTGCGTGCCCCTGAAGGTCTAGTACAGCAAGTATTTGCTGCCGCGGGCGCTTCACCAGTTAACTTACCAGGTTCTGAAGTATTTACTGGTCTAAGCAAAGGCGTTATTGATGCTGCTGATTACACCGTATTCTCAACGAACCATAAAGCGGGTCTAAATGATGTAGCACCGCATCCTGTATATCCTGGCTTCCATTCTTTACCTGCAATTGAAGTATCAATCAGTGCTAAATCGTGGAACAAACTACCAGCTGATTTACAAAAAATTATGCAAGATTCAGTTAAAACGTTTGCTTACACTATGGTTGATACCTTGAAAAAAGCAGATGCAGAAGCTGTAGCAGAAGCCATTGCAGATCCAAAAATCACAGTGCATGACTGGCCAGCAGCAGAGCGTAAGAAATTCCGTACTATTGCTCGCAGCCAATGGGAAGTTTACGCAAAACGTTCTCCAAACGCACAAAAAGTATATGACTCTGTAACTGCACATTTAAAAGCGAAGAACTTACTGTAATTTAAGTAAGTGTTATACCTGAAGGCTGCGTAGCAGCCTTTTTTTCCACTTAGAAGATGAAAAAATCGATGAGTAATCCAGAAGAACTGCAACCAAGAAACCGTCTCGATGCGGGTATTATATGGGCTGGCAATGCAATCAGTGTGTTGTTTCTGTTTACGGTATTAATATCGTTTTATGAAGTACTGATGCGTTACGTATTTAATGCGCCGACGATTTGGGTTCATGAAACAGCATCCTTTATTGGCGGCACATTATTTGTACTTGGTGGCGCTTATGGATTAGCGACAGACAAACACGTACGTGTTGTCCTTATTTACGATCATGTATCTGAACGTACAAAACAATACTTAAATGTATTCCACCATATTATGGGTTTGTTGTTCACTGTATTGCTTTCTTTTGCTGCATGGACAATGACTGAAGGTGCTTGGTATGCACCTTGGGGCGAGATGCGCTTAGAAACATCGGGCTCTGCTTGGGACCCTGCATATCCTGCGCTACTTAAAGCGTTAATTTTTGGTACTCTGTGTTTAATGTCTGTGCAATTTGTGTTGCACCTGATTCAAGAAATCCACGGCTTAGTTAAGAAGAATAAATAATATGTTTGATCTTTCATCTATCGGTATTGGTTACGGCAGTTTGTTAATGCTTGTGCTTATGATTGGCCTGTTATTAACAGGTATGCAATTAGCATTTGTAACGGGCTTAGTCGCTGTTATTTTCACATTTGGTTGGTTTGGTCCAGAAGTTTTACCGCTGATCACCAGTCGAATTTATAGTTTTGTTAGTGGGTACGTTTTCTTAGCCGTGCCTATGTTTGTATTGATGGCCGCCTTGCTTGACCGTTCTGGTATTGCGCGTGACTTATTCGATGCAATGAAAAAAGTAGCGCGTAACATTCGTGGTGGCGTTGCGGTTCAAACATTATTAGTAGCTGTATTACTTGCATCTATGTCAGGTGTGATTGGTGGCGAAACGGTACTGCTTGGTATTCTTGCATTACCACAAATGCTGCGTCTGGGTTACGACCGTAAACTGGCGATTGGTACAACTTGTGCTGGTGGTGCCCTGGGTACTATGTTACCGCCAAGTATCGTATTAATTATTTATGGCCTTACGGCAAGTGTTTCAATTGGCGATCTGTTTAAAGCCTCATTCTTACCCGCTGCAATACTCGCGTTATTGTATATTGTGTATGTATTGGTTCGCTGTTATTTAAACCCGTCATTAGCGCCATTGCCAACAGCTGAAGAGTTAGCGGAAGACGAAGCAAAAGACATTAACTTTAAGAAAGCGTTATTATTCCCAATGCTGTCTGTTGGTGTTGTACTGGGTAGTATCTACAGCGGTATTGCGTCAATTACAGAAGCATCGGCATTAGGTGTTGTAGGTATCGCGATTAGTGCTGCTATTCGTGGTGAACTTAACTGGAACATGCTGAAAGAAAGTTCAATTGCGACATTGCGTACTTGTGGCATGATCATCTGGATTGGTATTGGTGCGAGCGCATTAGTAGGTGTCTATAACCTAATGGGCGGTATTGATTTCGTCAGTGACGGTATTCTAGCCATGAGTGGCGGTAGCCCAATGGGGACTATCTTAATCATGATGGCCGTGCTGTTTGTATTGGGTATGTTCCTTGATTGGGTTGGTGTTGCATTATTAACAATGCCTATCTTTGTGCCGATTGTTGTTGGTTTAGGCTTTGACCCAATTTGGTTTGGTGTGGTGTTCTGTATGAATATGCAGGTTTCCTTCTTATCACCGCCATTTGGCCCAGCTGCTTTCTACCTTAAATCGGTAGCACCAAAAGATATTAGTCTAGGTGAGATCTTCAGTGCACTTGTCCCATTTATTTGCTTGCAAGTTGTCGCGTTAGCCTTGCTTATCATCTTCCCTGAGT is a window from the Moritella sp. F3 genome containing:
- a CDS encoding LacI family DNA-binding transcriptional regulator translates to MSSNSRKSGRVTLQDVANKVGVTKITVSRAIRTPEKVSESLRLTIHKAIDQMGYIPNRAASMLSAKQSKTVVLIVPSLSNGVFADVVRGINDVMLGQGFQILLGHSGYSLLEEERLIETYLQFGIDGIIISGTHHTERSNRLLRKSNLPVVEIMECNDNAIDMSVGLDHAQAGYKMTEHLIGKGYKNIGFAGARMDLRAQLRLDGWRKAIWETELSDERVVTSNYSSNYQMGADMLTEILGEWPDTDCIFFCNDDLAAGALFECQRRNLKVPKDIAIVGFNDLDICSATNPKLTSVSIPRFDIGEQAATMLLKKINDEPIENKHLDLGFIISERGST
- a CDS encoding gluconokinase encodes the protein MKGRSIIVMGVSGSGKSTIGLKIAQQLGVKFIDGDDLHPKANILKMAASQPLNDADREPWLERIRDACFSIEQKNETGVIVCSALRKDYRDQIRDGNKAITFIYLDGSFDLILTRMKARAGHFFSGDDMLRSQFNTLELPLQDEDDVLSIPINGTIDDIVTLSIEALNQD
- a CDS encoding TRAP transporter substrate-binding protein codes for the protein MKTISKTIIAASVATLMSASAFAAEFNFKFQSSDPSGEKNFQVQQAWADQLEKDTDGRIDVTMLPVGAVIKHTETLDGIKFGVLQGHITATGFFAGKDPAFGLMGNTVGAWSEPEQLLDYMYNGGGNELMREIYKPYGIYYIGASATGLEAFVSKVPLNGVADLKGLKLRAPEGLVQQVFAAAGASPVNLPGSEVFTGLSKGVIDAADYTVFSTNHKAGLNDVAPHPVYPGFHSLPAIEVSISAKSWNKLPADLQKIMQDSVKTFAYTMVDTLKKADAEAVAEAIADPKITVHDWPAAERKKFRTIARSQWEVYAKRSPNAQKVYDSVTAHLKAKNLL
- a CDS encoding TRAP transporter small permease subunit translates to MSNPEELQPRNRLDAGIIWAGNAISVLFLFTVLISFYEVLMRYVFNAPTIWVHETASFIGGTLFVLGGAYGLATDKHVRVVLIYDHVSERTKQYLNVFHHIMGLLFTVLLSFAAWTMTEGAWYAPWGEMRLETSGSAWDPAYPALLKALIFGTLCLMSVQFVLHLIQEIHGLVKKNK
- a CDS encoding TRAP transporter large permease subunit, which gives rise to MFDLSSIGIGYGSLLMLVLMIGLLLTGMQLAFVTGLVAVIFTFGWFGPEVLPLITSRIYSFVSGYVFLAVPMFVLMAALLDRSGIARDLFDAMKKVARNIRGGVAVQTLLVAVLLASMSGVIGGETVLLGILALPQMLRLGYDRKLAIGTTCAGGALGTMLPPSIVLIIYGLTASVSIGDLFKASFLPAAILALLYIVYVLVRCYLNPSLAPLPTAEELAEDEAKDINFKKALLFPMLSVGVVLGSIYSGIASITEASALGVVGIAISAAIRGELNWNMLKESSIATLRTCGMIIWIGIGASALVGVYNLMGGIDFVSDGILAMSGGSPMGTILIMMAVLFVLGMFLDWVGVALLTMPIFVPIVVGLGFDPIWFGVVFCMNMQVSFLSPPFGPAAFYLKSVAPKDISLGEIFSALVPFICLQVVALALLIIFPELALWWK